The following is a genomic window from Chloroflexota bacterium.
GACCGGATTGGTGCCGACCGGCACATGGGTCAGTGCCAGCCGCTGTTTGCCTGCCTGAATGATCGTTTCCAGGGTATAGGAATAATCGGAGACAACGTTCAGGCGCATGGCTGCCTCCCGGCTGTAGGCCCGAAAGCCGCTGGTGGTATCGGGTATATCGGTGTCCGACGCCTGGCGCACTACCCAGCTGCCCAGGCGCTGGAGGCGTTTTTTGGTGGTCGAAAAGTGGGGAATCGTGTCGATTTGTCGATCACCGATGACGATGTCGGCCTGTTCAGAGAGGATCGGTGCCACCAATTTGCTGATATCGCTACCGGCATACTGATTGTCGCCATCGGTGTTGACGATGATGTCAGCGTCCAGGCGAAGGCTGGCGTCCAGGCCAGCCGAGAACGCCGCCGCCAGCCCACGATTTTGTCGAAACCGTACGATGTGTTCCACGCCAAGCTCGCGGGCGACCGCGACTGTCCGATCGGAACTTCCGTCATCGATGACAAGAATCTCTACGTTGTCAATGCCATCGATGGAACGGGGAATGTCCCGAACGGTGGCAGGCAACGTGGCCTCTTCGTTCAGACATGGTATCTGGACGATGAGCTTCATGATTCTGAGCCGGAGGTGGGGTTAGCCTTCACGTCCGGTGCCACCGTCCCATGGCAATACGACGATGGCTACACCTGCCGGTCCCCAATTGGAAAACCAACTTGCTTGCTCGGGCGCGAGCCGAATACAGCCTCGGGATGCCGGAAAGGTCCCCAGATCGGGCATTCCCTGATAAAGTTTCTCACCGCTGTTGGTGAGGGTATAGGGTAAACTATGGATCAGGATGGAGCCACTTGCCTTGAAAAGGAACCAGGCATCGTCGGCCATGACTCCGTTTGCGGCGAAGGTACCCCAGAAATCTCCGATCTCGCCACTCCAGGCTGGTGTGAACCAGCCCCGATCAGGGTCGCCGGTGCTTATATTCAGTTCCTGCAGCAGATAGCCATCCTGCACAATACTCATGCGCTGGGAGTTCTGGTTGATAATCACGAAGGAGCCGGCGGGGTCAATGCCGTGGTCTTCGGCAACCTCGATCAGGAACGGTTCCGGGGTAGGAAGCACCGGGGAAGGGGTGG
Proteins encoded in this region:
- a CDS encoding glycosyltransferase family 2 protein, translated to MKLIVQIPCLNEEATLPATVRDIPRSIDGIDNVEILVIDDGSSDRTVAVARELGVEHIVRFRQNRGLAAAFSAGLDASLRLDADIIVNTDGDNQYAGSDISKLVAPILSEQADIVIGDRQIDTIPHFSTTKKRLQRLGSWVVRQASDTDIPDTTSGFRAYSREAAMRLNVVSDYSYTLETIIQAGKQRLALTHVPVGTNPVTRESRLFSSLPGYLRRSGETIVRIYTMYQPLRVFVIAGLILLFGGFLLSLRYVYFVTQGEGTGHVQSVIIAAVLLIAGFQVILIGLLADLIAVNRRLSEDILLRVKRLRHDG
- a CDS encoding L,D-transpeptidase family protein, with translation MSDRLLRYLRRAAILLVFFGFALAVSWQAISLFSREGQALAPVVGQFYVGENWMSTPTARPFPTPTATSLATWTPQPTSAPLDEDSHAPPLATPSPVLPTPEPFLIEVAEDHGIDPAGSFVIINQNSQRMSIVQDGYLLQELNISTGDPDRGWFTPAWSGEIGDFWGTFAANGVMADDAWFLFKASGSILIHSLPYTLTNSGEKLYQGMPDLGTFPASRGCIRLAPEQASWFSNWGPAGVAIVVLPWDGGTGREG